The Juglans regia cultivar Chandler chromosome 2, Walnut 2.0, whole genome shotgun sequence genome includes a window with the following:
- the LOC109021766 gene encoding protein NBR1 homolog, giving the protein MDYYDSEDDRVEIKVKFGDTLKCMKIYDQPRMASLRRKIRDSFNIPANADFTLTYTDFDGDVVTICDDIDVNKALGRGRIYVKLSNNKGVNFYEAQSGGSGTTSTQLITSLQVQHPCPNIKTEVIAECLKSVPQQICEALKLHEALLKIPEDIVSKAATGPVLVELADFISKITQSYVNLDSQSTRSRPDSTTQNK; this is encoded by the exons ATGGATTATTATGACTCCGAGGATGACAGGGTGGAAATCAAG GTTAAATTTGGAGATACTCTAAAGtgtatgaaaatttatgatCAACCCAGGATGGCTAGTTTGAGGAGGAAAATCCGTGATTCATTTAACATCCCTGCCAATGCTGACTTTACCCTGACGTATACTGATTTTGATGGTGATGTGGTAACAATTTGTGATGATATTGATGTGAATAAGGCGTTGGGACGGGGCAGGATCTATGTCAAATTGAGCAACAACAAAGGTGTTAACTTCTACGAGGCTCAATCTGGTGGAAGTGGTACTACTTCTACCCAACTAATTACTTCTCTTCAAGTCCAGCATCCATGTCCGAATATCAAAACCGAAGTCATTGCTGAGTGTTTAAAATCAGTGCCACAACAGATCTGTGAAGCACTTAAACTACATGAAGCACTTTTAAAGATTCCGGAGGATATAGTTTCTAAAGCTGCCACTGGTCCTGTTCTTGTTGAGCTTGCTGATTTTATATCAAAGATCACACAATCCTACGTCAATCTGGATTCGCAAAGTACTCGATCTCGCCCAGACTCAACAAcacagaataaataa
- the LOC109021765 gene encoding protein JOKA2-like, with amino-acid sequence MSTKVIKIKFGDTHRRFEPHFNPFRERTELSMTDLRETIHRMFNIPADADFILTYVDEDGDVVTLIDDDDLSTAFGQCMKVVKINVQLSNNKLGVDSYAQSGGSSISTQRLTSLQTQHPYPKIETGVVAKVSKSGQQQLREALLLHEALSKISEDIISKAVSDPVLVDLISKTAQTYLNYLDSQTHSGMDSTTQNVDHDEGDEGGCQ; translated from the exons ATGTCGACGAAGGTGATCAAG ATTAAATTTGGAGATACTCATAGGCGTTTCGAACCACATTTTAATCCCTTCCGTGAACGCACGGAACTTAGCATGACAGATTTGAGGGAAACGATCCATCGTATGTTTAATATCCCTGCTGATGCTGACTTTATCTTGACATATGTTGACGAAGATGGTGATGTGGTAACacttattgatgatgatgatctgtcTACTGCGTTTGGACAGTGCATGAAAGTAGTGAAGATCAATGTGCAACTGAGCAATAACAAATTAGGTGTCGACTCCTATGCTCAATCTGGTGGAAGCAGCATTTCTACCCAACGTCTTACTTCTCTTCAAACCCAGCATCCATATCCGAAGATCGAAACCGGTGTTGTTGCTAAGGTTTCAAAATCTGGGCAGCAACAGCTCCGGGAAGCACTTCTGCTACATGAAGCACTTTCAAAGATTTCGGAGGATATAATTTCTAAAGCAGTCTCTGATCCAGTGCTTGTTGATTTAATATCAAAGACCGCACAGACCTACCTCAATTATCTGGATTCACAAACTCATTCAGGTATGGATTCAACAACGCAGAATGTTGATCATGACGAGGGGGACGAAGGTGGGTGCCAATGA
- the LOC108985869 gene encoding protein NBR1 homolog encodes METEAFKIKFGDTLKRMKVDYNYYGFSELTMTDLRKNIHRMFDIPADADFILTYFDEDGDVVTLTDEDDLSNVVTQCMKVVKINVQLSNNKLGAESYAQSGGSSISTQRLTSLQTRHPYPKIETGVVAKVSKSVLQQLREALDLLHEALSKISEE; translated from the exons ATGGAGACGGAGGCGTTCAAG ATTAAATTTGGAGATACTCTCAAGCGTATGAAAGTAGATTATAATTACTACGGATTTTCGGAACTTACCATGACtgatttgaggaaaaatatcCATCGTATGTTTGATATCCCTGCTGATGCTGACTTTATCTTGACATATTTTGACGAAGATGGTGATGTGGTAACACTTACGGATGAGGATGATCTGTCTAATGTGGTTACACAGTGCATGAAAGTAGTGAAGATCAATGTGCAACTGAGCAACAACAAATTAGGTGCTGAATCCTATGCTCAATCTGGTGGAAGCAGCATTTCTACCCAACGTCTTACTTCTCTTCAAACCCGGCATCCATATCCGAAGATCGAAACAGGTGTTGTTGCTAAGGTTTCAAAATCTGTGCTGCAACAGCTCCGGGAAGCACTTGACCTGCTACATGAAGCACTTTCAAAGATTTCGGAGGAATAG